One Cyanobium sp. Tous-M-B4 DNA segment encodes these proteins:
- a CDS encoding DOMON-like domain-containing protein, whose product MTESSGKAYQKVSFELTPFNKETNQDISITGSVVLLSGELHIQYTLHQASHDTFSPVLWPPTKTKASRRDGIWQSTCMELFISTPSMQRYWEYNFCPSGDWNIYQLNGYRSDLQAEPSCHQPSITQDSHAGGDELAIITQLPPALIDQRELILAITAVLEQRNGQLSYFALQHGGSEADFHRRDGFQLRLQQPA is encoded by the coding sequence ATGACTGAATCCTCCGGTAAGGCTTACCAAAAGGTTTCCTTTGAGCTCACCCCTTTTAACAAGGAAACCAATCAAGACATCAGCATCACAGGCTCGGTTGTTTTGTTATCTGGAGAGTTGCACATCCAATACACCCTGCATCAAGCCTCCCACGACACCTTTAGCCCGGTGCTGTGGCCCCCAACTAAGACCAAAGCCAGCCGCCGCGATGGAATCTGGCAGAGCACCTGCATGGAGCTGTTCATCAGCACGCCATCGATGCAACGCTACTGGGAATACAACTTCTGCCCCTCAGGCGACTGGAACATCTACCAGCTCAATGGTTACCGCAGCGATCTCCAGGCCGAGCCCAGCTGCCACCAACCCTCAATCACCCAAGACTCACATGCAGGAGGCGATGAGCTGGCAATTATCACCCAACTGCCACCGGCGCTGATCGATCAGCGAGAGCTGATCTTGGCTATCACGGCCGTGCTGGAGCAGCGCAACGGACAACTGAGCTATTTTGCCCTTCAGCATGGCGGTAGCGAAGCGGATTTCCATCGCCGCGATGGCTTTCAGCTGCGTCTGCAACAGCCGGCATGA
- a CDS encoding FkbM family methyltransferase, whose translation MASSTDPIIVELVDGTKVVVPDSLELITSYVLQEQGDWFEDEIKFLRELVQSGDVVVDIGANYGVYALSLARKVGASGQVWAFEPASETAMLLRKSASANHTPWLQVVQQALSDREGTAWLKMPGHSELNSLVHPSSLELAGQQGCGASVAITTLDRCLDIHAWNRVDLLKLDAEGEEDRILSGGQRFFQELSPLVMFEVKAGTKLNLDLVLRFQELGYQSFQLIPGLNALVPFAVDYQVDGYLLNLFAAKPDRIATLAADGLLVDGPHAIATDSEDAVFMDPCLKALKEKPYASRLAVSWELDPQQTDRAAVCSAMAAWCFAQDHEQPTASRSVALSQSLVLLQQVYQPGCNPGRLASLARVARACGERVQAVDALNALVGELQCGSRLDLYEPFLSPEPTFDSLTPAELAETWLEAAALSAIEQLSSFSGFYTGQDAIPRLERIYSLGFIPDPIYRRMQLVQQRYQGPINCLPLPLQFCQTPQRSEGSIGPGLASVSLQQSKQQAMELIGAERYDEAQQIYEWLLASGQADAQVCANLAALHQIAGRAAESIPLLEQAIALQPAYPEALLNLGNALQTAGRSEDAIKAFRKAIAFNPALPEAHTGLGVALQAQGQLEEAIEHHREALELRPAYPAAWSNLGFALRSRGDCLQEAIAAFREALRLKPEYPEALSNLGLALLTDGQSETGIASQRQAIAINPNHPQFHLNLGDGLLELNRLPEAIVAFRTAIQLNPDELKAYLGLARAHQLLDDFEQALLITEQGLKIDPDWLPIHWIKIKVLKMIGMPEAASEAIEAMLTNQPSCGMSHLAKACLLQETYRDQECHLSLDQALAIDPSLYAAHYCRSSLLASAGKFKDAIAALKQAVAVTPSFYQGYSSRFYLDLFCHGEDGVRIRMEAEQFWRQYPTLLVDPFPPREPIAAQVLADAAPIRLLLISGDIGNHSVSCFLEPVLRGIDRLSFKVVLALTHRRREARAKELEQLADELVDLTGLDEAEAVAVLRQRSCAVAIDTSGWTEYNPLRLLRHRVAPVQCHYVGFCGTTGLTNMDYIIGDAVLTPPELQNQFSEKIWTLPRCWSTYAPTFAPPPLRDRREGAPITFGSFNNLLKVGERCLEFWAAALQSVPSAKLLLKDKSSANSSVRDRISQALADLGVDLDRITFIDRLADWHDHMDHYNEVDIAFDTTPMTSATTGFEALCMGVPLLAIQSDWMGGRMSSSALTALGREGWISRDPSAFAAKAAELAAASLSQPNLLKLQLHRQVRASELWDGASLCGALEQAFMQMLEQCAGGSS comes from the coding sequence ATGGCCAGCTCCACCGACCCAATCATCGTTGAGCTGGTGGATGGCACCAAGGTGGTTGTGCCGGATTCGCTGGAGTTAATCACCTCCTACGTACTGCAGGAACAGGGAGACTGGTTTGAGGATGAAATCAAGTTCCTAAGGGAACTGGTGCAATCAGGCGATGTGGTCGTGGATATTGGTGCGAACTACGGAGTGTATGCACTGTCGTTAGCGCGGAAAGTGGGAGCGAGTGGACAGGTTTGGGCCTTCGAGCCGGCATCGGAAACCGCCATGCTGTTGCGTAAGAGTGCTTCAGCGAACCACACGCCCTGGCTGCAAGTCGTGCAACAGGCATTGTCTGATCGAGAGGGCACAGCCTGGCTAAAGATGCCTGGCCATTCTGAGCTCAACAGCCTCGTTCATCCCTCCTCGCTGGAATTAGCGGGCCAGCAAGGTTGCGGTGCTTCGGTAGCGATCACAACGTTAGATCGCTGCCTGGACATCCATGCCTGGAACAGGGTTGACCTCTTGAAGCTCGACGCTGAAGGAGAGGAAGATCGGATTCTCAGTGGTGGCCAGAGGTTTTTCCAGGAGCTCTCGCCTCTGGTGATGTTTGAAGTGAAAGCTGGCACCAAACTGAACCTCGATCTGGTGCTGCGTTTTCAGGAACTGGGCTATCAAAGCTTCCAGCTGATTCCAGGATTAAACGCTCTGGTTCCCTTTGCTGTAGATTACCAAGTGGATGGTTACCTGCTGAACCTGTTCGCAGCAAAGCCTGACCGTATCGCGACATTGGCCGCTGATGGCTTGCTTGTAGATGGACCCCATGCCATTGCAACTGATTCAGAAGACGCCGTCTTCATGGATCCTTGCCTAAAAGCACTGAAAGAGAAACCCTATGCAAGTAGGCTGGCAGTGAGCTGGGAACTTGATCCACAGCAAACCGACAGGGCCGCAGTTTGCAGTGCCATGGCAGCGTGGTGTTTCGCTCAAGATCATGAGCAACCGACCGCAAGTAGATCTGTCGCGCTGTCACAAAGCCTTGTCCTATTGCAGCAGGTTTACCAGCCCGGATGTAACCCTGGCCGCTTGGCGAGCCTTGCAAGGGTGGCACGGGCTTGTGGTGAACGAGTTCAGGCCGTTGATGCGCTTAATGCATTGGTGGGGGAACTCCAGTGTGGTAGTCGGCTGGATCTTTATGAACCATTCCTCAGTCCAGAACCGACATTTGATTCACTCACTCCTGCAGAACTAGCTGAAACCTGGCTGGAAGCAGCAGCCTTATCTGCCATTGAACAACTCAGTAGCTTTTCAGGCTTCTACACAGGTCAAGATGCAATTCCAAGGTTGGAGAGAATTTATAGTCTCGGTTTTATTCCGGATCCGATCTACCGTCGTATGCAGCTGGTTCAGCAGCGCTATCAGGGCCCAATCAACTGCTTGCCTTTACCCCTCCAGTTTTGCCAGACCCCGCAACGTTCCGAGGGTTCCATAGGCCCAGGCCTGGCTTCAGTCTCCCTGCAGCAGTCCAAGCAGCAGGCGATGGAGTTGATTGGGGCCGAGCGCTACGACGAAGCCCAGCAGATCTATGAGTGGCTGCTGGCCTCCGGCCAGGCCGACGCCCAGGTGTGCGCGAACTTGGCTGCCCTCCACCAGATTGCTGGTCGCGCCGCTGAATCGATTCCGCTGCTGGAGCAGGCAATCGCCTTGCAGCCGGCCTATCCCGAGGCCCTGCTCAACCTTGGCAATGCGCTCCAGACAGCCGGACGCTCCGAGGATGCGATCAAGGCATTTCGCAAAGCGATTGCTTTTAACCCCGCTCTGCCGGAAGCCCATACCGGGCTGGGAGTTGCCCTGCAGGCACAGGGCCAGCTCGAGGAGGCTATTGAGCACCACCGCGAAGCACTGGAGCTCAGGCCCGCCTACCCCGCTGCCTGGTCGAATTTGGGGTTTGCCCTGAGAAGCAGGGGTGATTGCCTGCAGGAGGCTATCGCCGCATTTCGCGAGGCACTGCGGCTTAAGCCCGAGTACCCCGAAGCCCTCTCCAATCTCGGCCTCGCCCTGCTGACGGATGGCCAGAGTGAGACGGGCATTGCCAGCCAGCGCCAGGCGATCGCGATCAATCCCAACCATCCGCAGTTCCATCTGAATCTGGGCGACGGGCTGCTCGAACTCAATCGCCTACCGGAGGCAATTGTTGCCTTTCGCACGGCCATTCAGCTCAATCCAGATGAGCTCAAGGCTTACCTCGGCCTGGCCAGGGCCCATCAATTGCTCGATGATTTCGAGCAGGCCCTTCTGATTACTGAACAAGGGCTGAAAATCGATCCCGACTGGCTGCCGATCCATTGGATAAAAATTAAGGTCTTGAAGATGATCGGCATGCCCGAGGCCGCAAGTGAAGCGATCGAGGCCATGCTGACCAACCAACCAAGCTGCGGAATGAGCCACCTCGCCAAGGCCTGCCTGCTTCAAGAGACCTATCGCGATCAAGAGTGCCATCTCTCTCTCGATCAAGCGTTAGCAATTGATCCCAGTCTCTACGCAGCTCACTATTGCCGCAGTTCTTTGTTGGCGTCGGCTGGTAAATTCAAGGATGCGATAGCTGCTCTAAAACAAGCTGTGGCTGTTACTCCATCCTTCTACCAAGGGTACAGCTCACGCTTTTATCTCGATCTGTTCTGCCATGGTGAGGATGGTGTGCGTATCCGCATGGAAGCGGAACAGTTCTGGAGGCAATACCCAACCCTCCTGGTCGACCCCTTCCCGCCACGCGAGCCAATTGCAGCCCAGGTCTTGGCCGACGCAGCACCAATCCGCCTGCTTTTGATCTCGGGGGATATTGGCAACCATTCTGTTAGTTGCTTCCTTGAGCCGGTGTTGCGGGGCATCGATCGTCTGAGCTTTAAGGTGGTTCTAGCCCTCACCCACCGCCGGCGCGAAGCCCGTGCCAAAGAGCTGGAGCAACTGGCTGACGAGCTGGTGGATCTCACCGGCCTAGATGAAGCGGAGGCGGTTGCGGTCTTGCGTCAAAGGAGCTGCGCCGTTGCGATCGACACGAGTGGCTGGACCGAATACAACCCGCTGCGTCTATTGCGTCATCGAGTTGCACCGGTTCAGTGCCATTACGTCGGTTTCTGCGGCACCACCGGCCTAACCAACATGGATTACATAATTGGTGATGCGGTGCTGACACCGCCTGAGCTCCAGAACCAGTTCAGTGAAAAGATCTGGACGCTGCCGCGCTGCTGGTCGACTTATGCACCCACTTTTGCACCGCCGCCCCTAAGAGATCGGCGGGAAGGCGCACCGATCACTTTTGGCTCATTCAACAATTTACTTAAGGTGGGAGAACGCTGCCTAGAGTTTTGGGCAGCGGCGCTGCAATCGGTGCCCTCTGCAAAGCTCCTGTTGAAAGATAAGAGTTCAGCTAACTCTTCCGTGCGGGATCGCATCTCGCAGGCGCTTGCTGATCTAGGAGTGGATCTCGATAGGATCACTTTCATTGATCGATTGGCTGACTGGCATGACCATATGGACCATTACAACGAGGTGGACATTGCTTTCGACACCACGCCGATGACCAGTGCAACTACCGGCTTCGAGGCGCTCTGTATGGGTGTGCCGCTGTTGGCGATCCAAAGCGACTGGATGGGTGGTCGCATGAGCTCTTCTGCTCTCACAGCCTTGGGTCGCGAAGGATGGATCAGCCGTGACCCCTCGGCGTTTGCAGCTAAGGCCGCTGAGCTAGCCGCCGCTAGCCTGAGCCAGCCCAACCTACTAAAACTCCAGTTGCACCGGCAGGTGCGTGCTTCTGAGCTCTGGGATGGAGCTTCTCTCTGCGGTGCGCTCGAACAGGCTTTTATGCAAATGCTTGAGCAGTGTGCTGGTGGCAGCAGCTGA
- a CDS encoding phosphotransferase enzyme family protein, whose translation MGDSAPDLNAIASRFDLPAAVTTITPLGNGNVNDTYRVDTATGTCFVLQRLNTAVFPQPELVMANLLALARHVKAKGDQAGCQVPSPVPLLNGGECLLRQPDGSAWRLLTFIAGTHSLDVLENGEQAEQVGRGLGRFHALVHDLPGNQLHDTLEGFHVTPRYLERYQDVLTNSAVPPCPESEACQLIVEQRLDLVPVLENARQAGCLQLRPIHGDPKVNNVMLCQTSGRAVALVDLDTVKPGLLHYDIGDCLRSACNPAGEECTDLEAVHFNLELAEALLRGYLAEAGSCLSAADLDHLYDAIRLLPFELGLRFFTDHLAGNVYFKASHARQNLVRARVQFRLTESIEDQEPALRALIARLTSSNELLP comes from the coding sequence CCTCTGGGCAACGGCAACGTCAACGACACTTACCGGGTGGACACCGCCACCGGTACTTGCTTTGTGCTTCAGCGGCTAAACACGGCTGTGTTTCCCCAGCCAGAGCTGGTAATGGCCAATCTGCTGGCTCTGGCGCGCCACGTGAAGGCCAAGGGCGATCAAGCGGGCTGCCAGGTGCCCAGCCCCGTTCCCTTACTCAACGGCGGGGAATGCCTGCTGAGACAACCGGATGGATCCGCGTGGCGCCTGCTCACCTTCATTGCTGGCACCCACAGCCTTGATGTGCTGGAAAACGGCGAACAGGCGGAGCAGGTTGGCCGAGGTCTGGGGCGCTTTCATGCTTTGGTGCACGATCTGCCCGGAAACCAGCTGCACGACACCCTGGAAGGGTTCCACGTCACACCCCGATACCTGGAGCGCTACCAGGATGTTTTGACTAACAGTGCAGTGCCGCCGTGCCCAGAAAGCGAGGCCTGCCAGCTAATCGTGGAGCAGCGGCTCGACCTGGTGCCGGTGCTGGAGAACGCGCGACAAGCAGGATGCCTGCAGCTCCGCCCAATTCACGGCGACCCAAAGGTGAACAACGTGATGCTCTGCCAAACCAGCGGCCGGGCAGTGGCTCTAGTCGACCTGGACACCGTGAAGCCGGGCCTGCTGCACTACGACATTGGCGACTGCCTGCGCTCGGCCTGCAACCCCGCCGGCGAGGAGTGCACAGATCTAGAGGCGGTGCACTTCAACCTGGAGCTAGCCGAGGCACTGCTGCGGGGATACCTGGCCGAAGCGGGCAGCTGCCTGAGCGCGGCCGACTTAGATCACCTCTACGACGCTATCCGCTTGCTGCCCTTTGAACTGGGGCTGCGCTTTTTCACCGATCACCTGGCCGGCAACGTGTATTTCAAAGCCAGCCATGCCCGCCAGAACCTAGTTCGCGCCCGAGTGCAGTTTCGGCTCACCGAAAGCATTGAGGACCAGGAGCCGGCGCTTCGCGCATTGATAGCACGACTGACTTCCAGCAATGAACTGCTGCCATGA